From Desmodus rotundus isolate HL8 chromosome 12, HLdesRot8A.1, whole genome shotgun sequence, one genomic window encodes:
- the INAFM1 gene encoding putative transmembrane protein INAFM1 — MRGTGCVGGGGESPGDSVLSEGPRGRWLRLAPVCAYFLCVSLAAVLLAVYYGLIWVPTRPHAAPAGLQPSAPSPLCAARRGTPPASVPAAASVSCLLGVPGGPRPQLELPRSRRRRHSDRSRRPSHQMPGETPEAAEGRGPG, encoded by the coding sequence ATGCGAGGCACGGGCTGCGTGGGCGGTGGCGGCGAGAGCCCGGGTGACTCGGTGCTGAGTGAAGGCCCACGGGGTCGCTGGCTGCGCCTGGCCCCCGTCTGCGCCTACTTCCTCTGCGTCTCGTTGGCCGCGGTGCTGCTCGCTGTCTACTATGGTCTCATCTGGGTTCCCACACGGCCCCACGCGGCCCCTGCGGGCCTGCAGCCGAGTGCGCCTTCCCCTCTGTGTGCTGCCCGCCGGGGCACGCCGCCTGCATCAGTGCCCGCCGCTGCCTCGGTCTCTTGCCTCCTAGGAGTCCCTGGCGGGCCGCGACCCCAGCTTGAGCTGCCacgcagccgccgccgccgccacagCGACCGCAGCCGCCGTCCCAGCCACCAGATGCCCGGGGAGACACCGGAAGCTGCGGAGGGGCGAGGACCGGGGTAA